A window of Selenomonas ruminantium subsp. lactilytica TAM6421 contains these coding sequences:
- a CDS encoding type II toxin-antitoxin system RelE/ParE family toxin, with product MIEYHVIISEQAAKDMSDIYDYICTTIGMPQIAMGQFNRIADAIETLHLFPERIKVMTDSQRPEKQFRQLLVDNYSVIFTITEHTVNISRVAYSPSNIANKLENL from the coding sequence ATGATTGAATACCATGTCATAATCTCCGAACAAGCTGCCAAAGATATGTCCGACATATATGATTACATCTGCACCACGATTGGCATGCCTCAAATTGCAATGGGCCAATTTAATCGTATCGCCGATGCAATTGAGACATTACACCTTTTTCCAGAGCGTATAAAAGTCATGACAGATTCCCAACGCCCGGAAAAACAATTTCGACAACTATTAGTTGACAATTACTCCGTAATCTTTACCATCACAGAACATACTGTAAACATTTCACGTGTTGCCTACTCACCATCCAACATTGCAAACAAGT
- a CDS encoding NAD-dependent epimerase, protein MANYREFDVSKKVLITGGAGFIGFHLSKRLLELGATVVGFDNCNDYYDVSLKESRLAILRDFPQYEFIKGDLADESAVNALFEHSKPDIVVNLGAQAGVRYSIDHPRCYIDSNMIGFFNILEACRHNPVEHLLFASSSSVYGNQEKTPFSTTDNVDHPISLYAATKKSNELMAYTYSHLYGIPATGLRFFTVYGPYGRPDMAYFKFANLIREGKPIKIYNNGDMLRDFTYVDDIVAGIEHMLCNPPKENNVGDKYKVYNIGNNSPVRLMDFIETLEKALGKKAEKEYLPMQPGDVYQTYADVSELERDFDFRPKTTIAEGLGHFAKWYREYYGA, encoded by the coding sequence TTGGCAAACTATAGAGAGTTTGATGTAAGTAAAAAGGTGCTGATTACTGGTGGGGCTGGTTTTATTGGCTTTCATTTGAGCAAACGGTTGCTGGAGTTGGGAGCTACGGTGGTGGGTTTTGACAATTGCAATGATTACTATGATGTGTCACTGAAAGAAAGCCGACTGGCGATTTTGCGGGATTTTCCCCAATATGAGTTTATAAAAGGAGATTTGGCTGATGAGTCAGCGGTGAATGCGCTGTTTGAGCATTCCAAGCCGGATATTGTGGTGAATCTCGGTGCTCAGGCCGGTGTACGCTACAGCATTGACCATCCACGTTGCTATATTGATTCTAATATGATTGGTTTCTTCAATATATTAGAGGCCTGCCGACATAATCCTGTGGAGCATTTACTTTTTGCCTCCAGTTCTTCCGTGTATGGTAACCAGGAGAAGACGCCCTTCAGCACCACGGATAATGTGGATCATCCCATCAGCCTTTATGCGGCAACGAAGAAATCCAATGAGCTGATGGCCTATACGTATAGTCATTTGTATGGCATTCCTGCTACGGGTTTGCGGTTCTTCACTGTATACGGCCCCTATGGCCGTCCGGACATGGCTTATTTCAAATTTGCCAATCTGATTCGTGAGGGCAAGCCCATCAAGATTTACAACAACGGTGATATGCTCAGGGATTTCACCTATGTGGATGATATTGTTGCCGGGATTGAGCATATGCTTTGCAACCCGCCTAAGGAAAACAATGTCGGCGATAAGTACAAGGTCTACAATATCGGCAATAACAGTCCAGTAAGACTGATGGACTTTATCGAGACATTGGAAAAAGCCCTGGGCAAGAAGGCAGAAAAAGAATACCTGCCCATGCAGCCCGGGGATGTGTACCAGACCTATGCCGATGTCAGTGAGTTGGAACGGGATTTTGATTTCCGGCCCAAGACTACTATTGCTGAAGGCTTAGGTCATTTTGCCAAGTGGTATCGGGAGTATTACGGGGCATAA
- a CDS encoding type II toxin-antitoxin system RelB/DinJ family antitoxin — protein sequence MEKTATLNLRINQDVKHNAETVLSALGLSMTAAITIYLKQIALKGAIPFELSLPKGPNHLNTNLMNADEIRAFLDKGIEDIENGKSMPAKDFFANFRRMHAND from the coding sequence ATGGAAAAAACTGCCACTCTGAATCTACGGATAAATCAAGACGTGAAACACAATGCCGAAACGGTGCTGTCAGCCTTAGGTCTATCTATGACAGCGGCCATCACCATTTATCTGAAACAGATTGCCCTCAAGGGCGCTATTCCCTTTGAATTGTCGCTCCCCAAAGGCCCGAACCACCTGAATACCAATTTAATGAACGCCGATGAGATCCGCGCCTTCCTTGATAAAGGAATCGAGGATATTGAGAACGGCAAGTCAATGCCTGCTAAGGATTTCTTTGCCAACTTCAGGAGAATGCATGCCAATGATTGA